A single genomic interval of Solimonas sp. K1W22B-7 harbors:
- the clpA gene encoding ATP-dependent Clp protease ATP-binding subunit ClpA, whose protein sequence is MLSEELQKALDAAFVAARMEGHELLTVEHLLLALLSDANVSEALIAAGGDMDRLEQALRDYLKTHVQAVKDNDKHEVQPTLSFQRVLQRAIYHVQAAGKKQVSTLNVLVAIFAEKDTQAVFLLNEQGVTRLDVVNFISHGISKNGNMPEKSQQDPEEREDAPEKPSGKSALEQYASNLNERAARGQIDPLIGREQEIERVMQTLCRRRKNNPLLVGEAGVGKTAIAEGLAWLVVEGRVPDLLKNAVIYSLDMGSLIAGTKYRGDFEKRFKAVMQDLQQRPGAIVFIDEIHMIIGAGAASGGVMDASNLLKPLLASGDLRCIGSTTYQEYRGIFEKDRALARRFQKVDVTEPTVEDSVKILEGLRSRFEEHHSVQYTRGAIRSAVELSARHITDRHLPDKAIDVIDEAAARLRLLPDSRRRKTVQVRDIEETVAKIARIPPKSVSANDRDKLATLDRDLKLVIFGQDAAIEQLSASIKLARSGLGNPDKPIGNFLLAGPTGVGKTEVTKQLAQLLGVELIRFDMSEYMERHTVSRLIGAPPGYVGFDQGGLLTEAVIKHPHAVVLLDEIEKAHPDVFNLLLQVMDHGSLTDNNGRKADFRNIILVMTTNAGAEESARRSMGLIEQTHVTDALEVIRKMFTPEFRNRLDATVAFAPLGKPQIVRVVDKFLMQLEEQLAAKNVHLDIDEEAKEWIAERGYDVKMGARPMARVIQESLKRPLAEELLFGKLANGGNVQVSVKDGQLVFELEARERPAALEPV, encoded by the coding sequence ATGTTATCCGAAGAACTTCAGAAAGCCCTTGACGCCGCATTCGTCGCCGCCCGCATGGAAGGTCACGAACTGCTGACGGTCGAGCATCTTCTCCTGGCGCTGCTGTCGGACGCCAACGTCTCCGAGGCGCTGATCGCCGCGGGCGGCGACATGGACCGGCTGGAACAGGCGCTGCGCGACTACCTCAAGACGCATGTCCAGGCGGTCAAGGACAACGACAAGCACGAGGTGCAGCCGACGCTGTCTTTCCAGCGCGTGCTGCAGCGCGCCATCTACCATGTGCAGGCGGCCGGCAAGAAGCAGGTCAGCACGCTCAACGTGCTGGTGGCGATCTTCGCCGAGAAGGACACCCAGGCGGTGTTCCTGCTCAATGAGCAGGGCGTCACCCGCCTCGACGTGGTCAACTTCATCTCCCACGGCATCAGCAAGAACGGCAACATGCCCGAGAAGTCGCAGCAGGATCCCGAGGAGCGCGAGGACGCGCCCGAGAAGCCCAGCGGCAAGTCGGCGCTGGAGCAGTACGCCAGCAATCTCAACGAGCGCGCCGCGCGCGGGCAGATCGATCCGCTGATCGGCCGCGAGCAGGAGATCGAGCGCGTCATGCAGACGCTGTGCCGCCGCCGCAAGAACAATCCGCTGCTGGTCGGCGAGGCCGGTGTCGGCAAGACGGCGATCGCCGAGGGCCTGGCTTGGCTGGTGGTCGAGGGCAGGGTGCCTGACCTGCTCAAGAACGCGGTGATCTACAGCCTGGACATGGGCTCGCTGATCGCCGGCACCAAGTATCGCGGCGACTTCGAGAAGCGCTTCAAGGCGGTGATGCAGGACCTGCAGCAGCGTCCGGGCGCGATCGTCTTCATCGACGAGATCCACATGATCATCGGCGCCGGCGCCGCCAGCGGCGGCGTGATGGACGCCTCCAACCTGCTCAAGCCGCTGCTGGCCTCGGGCGACCTGCGCTGCATCGGCTCCACCACCTACCAGGAGTACCGCGGCATCTTCGAGAAGGATCGCGCCCTGGCGCGCCGCTTCCAGAAGGTCGATGTGACCGAGCCGACCGTGGAGGACAGCGTCAAGATCCTCGAGGGCCTGCGCAGCCGCTTCGAGGAGCATCACAGCGTGCAGTACACCCGCGGCGCCATCCGCTCGGCGGTGGAGCTGTCGGCGCGCCACATCACCGACCGGCACTTGCCGGACAAGGCGATCGACGTCATCGACGAGGCGGCGGCGCGCCTGCGCCTGCTGCCTGACTCGCGCCGCCGCAAGACCGTGCAGGTCCGCGACATCGAGGAAACCGTCGCCAAGATTGCGCGCATCCCGCCCAAGAGCGTGTCGGCCAACGACCGCGACAAGCTGGCGACGCTGGACCGCGACCTCAAGCTGGTGATCTTCGGCCAGGATGCCGCCATCGAGCAGCTGTCGGCCTCGATCAAGCTGGCCCGCTCGGGCCTGGGCAATCCGGACAAGCCGATCGGCAACTTCCTGCTGGCCGGCCCGACCGGCGTCGGCAAGACCGAGGTCACCAAGCAGCTGGCGCAGCTGCTGGGCGTGGAGCTGATCCGCTTCGACATGTCCGAGTACATGGAGCGGCACACCGTGTCGCGCCTGATCGGCGCGCCGCCGGGCTACGTCGGCTTCGACCAGGGCGGCCTGCTGACCGAGGCGGTGATCAAGCATCCGCATGCGGTGGTGCTGCTGGACGAGATCGAGAAGGCCCATCCGGACGTGTTCAACCTGCTGTTGCAGGTCATGGACCATGGCTCGCTGACCGACAACAACGGCCGCAAGGCGGACTTCCGCAACATCATCCTGGTGATGACCACCAACGCCGGTGCCGAGGAATCCGCGCGGCGCTCGATGGGCCTGATCGAACAGACCCATGTCACCGACGCGCTGGAGGTGATCCGCAAGATGTTCACGCCGGAGTTCCGCAATCGCCTGGATGCGACGGTGGCCTTCGCGCCGCTGGGCAAGCCGCAGATCGTGCGCGTGGTCGACAAGTTCCTGATGCAGCTGGAGGAACAGCTGGCGGCGAAGAATGTCCACCTCGACATCGACGAGGAGGCCAAGGAGTGGATTGCCGAGCGCGGCTACGACGTCAAGATGGGCGCCCGCCCGATGGCGCGCGTGATCCAGGAGAGCCTCAAGCGCCCGCTGGCGGAGGAACTGCTGTTCGGCAAGCTCGCCAACGGCGGCAACGTGCAGGTCTCGGTGAAGGACGGGCAGCTGGTGTTCGAGCTGGAGGCGCGGGAACGGCCCGCGGCGCTGGAACCGGTCTGA
- the infA gene encoding translation initiation factor IF-1 has translation MSKEDHIEMVGTVVDTLPNTTFRVKLENGHLVTAHISGRMRKHYIRILTGDKVTVQLTPYDLSKGRITFRDK, from the coding sequence ATGTCCAAAGAAGATCACATTGAAATGGTTGGCACGGTGGTGGACACCCTGCCGAACACCACGTTTCGCGTAAAACTGGAGAACGGCCACCTCGTCACGGCCCACATCTCCGGCCGCATGCGCAAGCACTACATCCGCATCCTGACCGGTGACAAGGTCACCGTGCAGCTGACGCCGTACGACCTGAGCAAGGGTCGTATCACGTTCCGCGACAAATAG
- a CDS encoding arginyltransferase produces the protein MSELERIRLFLSVEHVCGYLPGRASRNAFIDPEFPLTPARYGWLLEQGFRRSGVHVYRPYCQHCQSCIPARIPTDAFQANRNQRRCLARNADLSLKVVNRLNEEHYALYRDYLLSRHAGGGMDAHNREAFHTFLECAWGEVRYWEFRAGRRLQALAVVDETPRGISAVYTFFDPDETRRSLGTYAVLRQIEDARRRELPHVYLGYWVPGSQKMDYKRHFRPLEVLRHGGWKPLPEDGN, from the coding sequence ATGAGTGAGCTAGAACGCATCCGCCTGTTCCTCAGCGTCGAGCACGTCTGCGGCTACCTGCCCGGCCGCGCCTCGCGCAATGCCTTCATCGACCCGGAATTCCCCCTCACCCCGGCGCGCTACGGCTGGCTGCTGGAGCAGGGTTTCCGCCGCAGCGGCGTGCACGTCTACCGGCCCTACTGCCAGCACTGCCAGTCCTGCATCCCGGCCCGCATCCCCACCGACGCCTTCCAGGCCAACCGCAACCAGCGGCGCTGCCTGGCGCGCAACGCCGACCTGAGCCTCAAGGTGGTCAACCGGCTCAACGAGGAACACTACGCCCTGTACCGCGACTATCTGCTGTCGCGGCACGCCGGCGGCGGCATGGACGCCCACAACCGCGAGGCCTTCCATACCTTCCTGGAATGCGCCTGGGGCGAGGTACGCTACTGGGAGTTCCGCGCCGGCCGGCGCCTGCAGGCCCTGGCGGTGGTCGATGAGACCCCCCGCGGCATCTCGGCGGTCTACACCTTCTTCGACCCCGACGAGACCCGCCGCAGCCTCGGCACCTATGCTGTCCTGCGCCAGATCGAGGACGCCCGGCGCCGGGAACTGCCCCACGTCTACCTCGGCTATTGGGTGCCCGGCAGCCAGAAAATGGACTACAAGCGCCATTTCCGCCCCCTGGAAGTGCTGCGGCACGGCGGCTGGAAACCCCTGCCCGAAGACGGAAACTGA